Below is a genomic region from Lineus longissimus chromosome 16, tnLinLong1.2, whole genome shotgun sequence.
TGCTTCAGCCAGGAAATCCAGTTGAAAACCTGCAGCCAACAGCGTGGTCCCAGCAAGAGCTCCGAGTGGAAATCCAGCCTTCAGTACCAGACCTGAGAAGTAAGGGGATCCAACTACCGGATATCCAAAAAGCTCTCACGATGGAACATATTGACCGACAATACCCACATGACAGATGGACACTAGCCTACACGGACGGATCAGCTGAAAGCGCAGTGAAAAACGGAGGAAGTGGAATCTACATAAGATACCCTTGTGGAGAAAGCTCAACCCTCTCCGTCCCTGGAGGAAAATACTGCAGCAACTTCAAAGCAGAGGTGCTAGCTATAACAACTGCCGCGAAACATCTAGCACAGTCCCAAATGACATCACCACTGATAGCCATTCTAACAGACTCACTGTCCACACTCCAAGCCCTAAGATCAGAAAACATCGAGTCAGAAATCAAAGATCTGAAAGAACTCCTCCAAGATCTCACCAGTAACCACCACGTGGTCTTGCAATGGATTCCCGCCCACTGTGGAATACCTGGAAATGAAAGGGCTGACCAACTAGCAAAAGAAGGAAGCCTACAGATCCAGCCAAATGGGAAGCAGTCATACAGAGAAATAACAACACTCCTGAAgcagaaatgcagaaatgacTGGAAGAAAAGCCAGGGAAACCAACACCCCCAATCAGATCAGCTGTGGCTACTTGACCGAAAAGACGCTACTACCATCTACCGTCTAAGAACAGGCTACTGTGGCCTGCGTGGGCATCTTAAACGTATAGGAGTAAgagacacagcagaatgccaatgccagacagcagtgcaaacaccaacgcacatcctacaggactgtcccctgtaccaggattcacgaaatagattctggcctaaggacacgaaggtcgaagaaaagctgtggggaacacagccggaccttcaggcgacaagccgcttcatctccgccacaggactgaggttatagtacttaggcaggttgaacgctgaagaagaagaagaagaatacactattcctgtcagtcttgaagaatagatttatgtctcttatgtacatgaaatgatccttgaaatacaacagatcgataacatcatcatcatcgtggttcttagagaggtagagtggttccagctttgcggcataaatgcttttagcccattcgttctctaacttgaacacattaatcttgataccattgtcttgttcgatcttagggatatctTTTTGAACgcacacaggaaatgatttgatcttaatctcattttcatacatcttgtaggggttaatttctgttgcattaaaacctttttgcctctcacacgaaatgctgtcatggtatttggcagccaaaatactccaaagaaaacatttctcatcatttgatttcacattaattACAGCTTTAGTTCTGAATGGTAAACAAGTGTAGTGACCGCatttacatttcttgtaggaacatatcgtgagatcgcacgacttgatttcatttaaactcaggccgcttccttcgaagtatcgttcctcaatctcggcctttatgtagttcaattgactgtttagggcattaattgcctggtttcttgaaattatgctttccattggagattgaataggatagatagccttttcgccagatctgtcaaattcagctttaattgaaatacttattttatgatggtaatcagttagcttgaagagaatttcttccagtttacctcTGTACTCGAAAACGTATTTTGCCTGTTTGCTAATTTTTAAacgaatggtaacaactggtttaccaaattcttttaccacttcgatatacttcacattctttatgctctccaattccttagcctcgaattcaagtttcttggtatcttgtagtagaatagggttaggtaaacgcagtgaacgagaactcgagtctgactggcttgttaacttgatttgatgcccttccattctttgatgacctttggttttcctatgtgctgaaagattgctgtatgatatctccttgttacatgttgaacaatgtattttctcatttttatcaatcatttctatttaggataacaaaaattattaaattaaattttcagacattttcagacactttcaacatacatcgggggtgcTGATGGTAATAATGCTGATCCCAGTGATGGTGGTACCGATAATGGTTGAGGGTAATAGTGATAATGGTGATTAATTcctgtgacttcagtttcgctatcatctctgtttgtgccattttttttccttcttctaaaaaagtcttctttaaagattccacatcaacagttgaacttgcctccctctgtttttttctgatggcatttttcatggaaatgtatttttccttttctttgagaatcaaggtaaactcatctgttgaaatgtgcgaatcactcatggccttacttaccagatcattgatggagttaagttttgaaattgccaacattccaatcttctcatgtttttcaattttcttcaggatatcttttttcttccaacttagggctgaggagataatggcgctaccaatggtcactccaccaagtgcaaaacctatcggtgctgtgatgacaccagccagtgcagacacaccaactgagccagccgcaacgcttacaaaattaagactatgactaatgccagtaattacgctaaatgcttttttgtactttgaaaatatctttcttctaaattcaatctcgctttctaagaaactcttaacatcacatatttgttgtagtctgaaagcctgagggttactttctgtatgcttttcagacctttcatagtttaattgactttcagagtttaaatgaattttagagtttaaattacttaaatctggataaaccttgttgtctccatccatttaattagtgggaatctccatccatttaattagtgggaatctccatccatttaattagtgggaataactagaatcagttgttctgtcatttctagtgtttagtgttgatcttgcagacactacaggtttttgaagtacattaaattttaaaggtttttctgacccagcaggtttttctgacccagcaggtttttcaggCCCAGCagggtttaaaggtttttcgggaccaggctccaactttgactcttcttctgcctctaattctctatgaaatcgttctaatctttctttccaattacgtggtcgttttgtgtaaccccaagttctattcatttatttagagGAAGatatctgaaaatgtctgaagatacctaaaaatgtctgaaaatcattaagtagaaggatatcattaaattctgggttattccaaaaatacttgtttctTATCCTTttccactcgtttatcacgttttggtctcgatagtcaaaccagttttcattactcttattgaccataaagttaaatgagcagctcaattgctctttgaaaatactccagtcgactgttgaactcttctgcctgttttgtgttttagacattggtcgaatgttaaaccaagagtaacacagttctggatgatctttgaattcctttatTGGTAGAACATGGtccaactcctcatctactattTGTATTTGTGATAGACCCCTTTGGTAGTCTAACCAATCCCTGAAGAactcattggaacaacctagatGTAATTTCGAGTTATCAGGGCACTCACCTTTGGCTATTTTGTTTAGATCAACTCTGACTTTATGACTTTCTCTATTACCATTCTTATTAAGATAACCtttgtagtatgaattaaaacaagctctacattcgcgtttttttccttctttaccgaattcaccatcacttagtaatttcacttctccacatttaccacatttcttggttaacgtggaaccatataatttacaataatccagtaaattgcctcttctattcttatcaaattcactttcaggttttgttgcattgcacttaacacatttaaatgtaggccctgaaactactggttgatatcTATTAACCAGTTCCCGATTAACCGGCTCCCGATTagcaggatactgataaacattgacagtaccataatAGTTCACTGTACCATAATAGTTCACTGTTGTTTGTCCTTTcatttgactctccatttaaaggataaaaagtttttaaattaaggttttttagtcttttaggctttttattcctgaaattggtaaccattcattgaatttgtcactgtaacctttccatttcacttatccgtattttttacctttagtggtcttgtGCCTTATtatcttctcgatcttgtattctatttggtcaggattgggaacataacttaattcctcctcatagaaatatccttgaatttcttccttttggtaatcttcaagtttgtagacgattGGATGAGTGAAGATTATCTGTCTTTTTTGAAAaacttcttcagtgaaattgggcaagtagcctttgtcgaaaatggtcttgtactttgaaattcttacactgtcgccaaccttgtactttggatcaccaaatgtctctttgaggtgaaggccgtaaaggttgtaccagacagttccCCTCAGtctccctctttctggcgtcaattggtttcatccctattgaggagtgaaatgagttgttgtacccGCTCACCAATTCATCTAGGACATCgacccacttgtcagtttcctttgcggtgaagtacttccacattttatcctttaaagttctgttgaatctttccacaactgctgccttcttacttgaaaatgtagagaaccactctatgttgttttcttttaagagttttttgaagtgttggttgtagaactcattgccttcgtcaaattggattttcgttggtttagcttctctgaaaatcactttaaatgcatctctgatttcttctcctctcttgctcttaatggccatagcccaagcatagcgactgaataagtcaattactgtcaaaatgaatctgttgcctttattttgtttctcaaatttttgcatgtccacaagatctgcttgccattgttgatcgatgtaagataccattgtctttcggaacgtaaatttcttaatggccggtttgtgtagttggtgagttggtagtgtgtctagaaattcttttacttccttgtacctgaccaattttttatcttcccttacttttttccatatcttacctaatgaactgtaagccacaggactttcaggatTGAAGTACAAATCTCTCATATACCGTTCGATACTATCtgggtcttttagttctgttttactcatttaaattCTGAATTGATATCGGGCAATTTAaattctgttttactcatttaaatgaaggcaaaagacatactagttttcggtccacacaacatgttgatttcaggagtcaccaattgcggtaagactcattttgctcttgacctcttagagaaggaatatcgtcataagttccagaacatagtcattttctgtcccacttacttcagaaacaagacgtacaataggagatggatttacgaagacaagaatgttttcattgtcaatccaattgccgtagccaataatttagaccctgtgcttcaatttgccaccatggccttcgaaggatcacagacattattcatcattgatgactgtgctaatttgagagacacaaagaagaaggtgtctgagttatgtaatcttgccttttctggcaggcactacaatctgactgtttggttactcgttcagaagtacaactctgttgttaaggacttcagagagaacataagggttttagtcctgtttttcaacaaggatgaatcggcaatgaaagatgccttagaagaaaatagtgttatccctaaagaccagaggcaaaaatacatagatgcccttaaaaagacgaaaggatctaaattaatcataagactagaacacccgtatggttttattcacgtttagtcttttttcttattctttttccttattctttcttcttctttccaacaaaatagtaaatcccaaaacccaagacgctcattcctaaaatgatccaaaggtattcgtaattcttcatttcatcgctgggcttgtagtaATCGCTCAATTGTggttgtctaggaatggtaattccattatgtgggtttaaactgttgtacactgaAAGTGCggcgtcggcatttttgaagtcaattgccgcttcatgttctctctttaattcaaggttaacgaggtcaatggtacttttcctatgctcatcccattctgtggatgctctttgcaattgctcttcagctaaattatgtctctttatttcagtctcgtagccattcttgtctagtgctttaaaaaggtatccagaaccggtgaaggctaaaccattcaccagtgcagaaccaatcatcatagctatgcctgccatttagtttagccaaaatgagtaaaaaatcaggcgcagtgagtaaaaaatcaggcgcagtgagtaaaggtcaattggtactgtacatcaaaaccattaaggtcgataatgccattgttttcatctgttagacgaatattcaacttgccaacacttgatttgcacggaatttccatgttatccccaaaggaatatgctatcatatctccaaagttagattcttttattggtctagtggctaagacatctgatggcttgccattgctcattacattgttgacgatgtcacagtggaaaacaaaatagtccattggtctaaaatttatgggcctATCGCTTACAAACACGCCCTTTGTTAATTCACCTACATCTAAGATATCAGCATCTAAGGGGTAAGGCCATTCCggtttaaagccaaataattcattgcttttaccaggaAAGTAGATCTGGAAATACTCCCCATTTTTTCTCTTAAGCATCTTCATCACTGTCCTACCAGTGGGctcatcaaaataaaacttaacaacatttttgcttaaactattttctttcaattcatttgcaaacatctttgaaaagctttctaggtcatagagaccatcgggtATTTTAATCACTGTCAACGAATATCCCTTTAACttaatttcgttattttgttttgcttcacttatgttgtagaatgtacaaggtattcctgcatatgtcaaactgacgctaatgacattctgaatttcagtgttaagatgtatggtaaatcatgtgatttctgttctgggtagtcactggaattaatgtacaccacggttttcatttactgtacttaaattctacttgattatgtttctgggtaaa
It encodes:
- the LOC135500172 gene encoding uncharacterized protein LOC135500172 translates to MNTLFQVESVRDRAIKRLALMKKLAGTGWGANARILKQVYTGSVRPVMEYASQSWATTAKTNQAKLDKVQNFGLRIILGAMKSTPIADMERTAGIEHRRNQKILIHGEKIRRLPSHPLHPKLEETPKNRLKRKSQNHLTKSLQDSASELLQPGNPVENLQPTAWSQQELRVEIQPSVPDLRSKGIQLPDIQKALTMEHIDRQYPHDRWTLAYTDGSAESAVKNGGSGIYIRYPCGESSTLSVPGGKYCSNFKAEVLAITTAAKHLAQSQMTSPLIAILTDSLSTLQALRSENIESEIKDLKELLQDLTSNHHVVLQWIPAHCGIPGNERADQLAKEGSLQIQPNGKQSYREITTLLKQKCRNDWKKSQGNQHPQSDQLWLLDRKDATTIYRLRTGYCGLRGHLKRIGTLSTYIGGADGNNADPSDGGTDNG